GGCGCGATCTCATTGAGCAGCAGCTCGCCGTCGCGAGAAAGAAAAAATTCGACGCAATACGTTCCCACGATTCCCAAACCGCGCCCTACGCTCGCCGTCATTTCTTCGGCGCGTTGCGCGAGCGCGCGATCGACCCGCGCCGGTGCGATCGTCGTCGTCAAAATGCCGCGATCGTGCGTGTTTTCGGCGGCCGGGTAGGCAATGATCTCGCCCTTGGCATCCCGTGTCGCGACCACGCTCAGTTCGCACGCTAAGGGCACCATTCGCTCGAAGATCAGCTCTGCGTCGCTCGCTTGCGAGAGCGCGGCCTGCGCCTCGTCGAGAGCACGCACCTGCCACTGGCCCTTACCGTCGTAGCCGCCGTGCACTGTTTTGAGGATCGCGGGAAATCCGATTTGCTCGCCTGCGTCTGCCAGGTCGCGCTCGTTTGCGACACGGGCGAAAGGAGTCGTCGCGATGCCGATCGAGCGCGCAAACTCCTTTTCGAGCAGACGGTCTTGCGTGAGGCGCAACACGCTGCTCGAGGGCGTGACGCGGTGCGAGAGCGCTTCGAGATGACGAACCGAGCCGATGTCGATGTTTTCGAACTCATACGTAATCACATCGCTTCGGCGACCCAGCTCTTCAATCGCCGCCAAATCACTGTACTGCGCAACGATTTGCGCGTCGGCAACTTGGCCGCACGGCGAGTGCTCCTGCGGATCGAGCGTGATGACGTTATAGCCCATGCGCTTTGCGTCGAGTGCGAACATTCGGCCGAGCTGTCCGCCGCCGATGACGCCAATCGTTTCGATGGGCTTCAATCGAGCGTGCTGGAAGCCGCGGCGTCGCGCATTCGGGCGGCAAACTCCGCGAGCCGTTCCGCGGTACCGGCGTCGCCAAGCGCAACGATCCGGGCGGCGAAGAGCGCCGCGTTCACGGCACCGCCCACAGCCATGGTCGCGACGGGAACCCCCGACGGCATCTGCACGATG
This Candidatus Eremiobacterota bacterium DNA region includes the following protein-coding sequences:
- the purK gene encoding 5-(carboxyamino)imidazole ribonucleotide synthase, which translates into the protein MKPIETIGVIGGGQLGRMFALDAKRMGYNVITLDPQEHSPCGQVADAQIVAQYSDLAAIEELGRRSDVITYEFENIDIGSVRHLEALSHRVTPSSSVLRLTQDRLLEKEFARSIGIATTPFARVANERDLADAGEQIGFPAILKTVHGGYDGKGQWQVRALDEAQAALSQASDAELIFERMVPLACELSVVATRDAKGEIIAYPAAENTHDRGILTTTIAPARVDRALAQRAEEMTASVGRGLGIVGTYCVEFFLSRDGELLLNEIAPRPHNSGHYTIDVTPCSQYEEHVRAICDLPLSPPSLLSNAIMMNVLGDGTGDRLAGIADLLSDPSIVLHVYGKRHAVARRKMGHFTMLVDGPVDESAIARARAAHAKLHWTQR